In Monomorium pharaonis isolate MP-MQ-018 chromosome 3, ASM1337386v2, whole genome shotgun sequence, a genomic segment contains:
- the LOC105830377 gene encoding serine/threonine-protein kinase mTOR isoform X2 — MFYTLIYTSDVGTMSNTLMQQFVQRLKSKNEEARNKAARDLCLYVKRELREASQEEITAFMDEFNHHIFEMVSASDINEKKGGILAIVCLIGADVGNFNTRTVRFANYLRNLIPSNDVGVMQLAAKTVGKLALVSGTYTAEYVEFEVKRAFEWLATDRHDGRRHAAVLVLRELAVSVPTYFFQQVTPFFELIFNAIHDPKPAIREGAVEALRAALVVTAQRETVKQMHKSQWYKHCYEEVIEGFEDINTREKGIYRDDRIHGSLLVLNELLRCSNVQWERNYEALMERLNGSTQNENDILCLMPRLKTTIGSKWAGSTQNHATAAQHTLYPAHESTVCRCLMQERLDDIYNDVMNQKMSRNPHIQHALMMLLPRLAAFNKEKFIRDHLKESLAYLLLILRSREKDRYAAFTSIGFIAVAVEDAINPYLPKIMEVIKTLLPSKETPSKKRTLLEPAVFVCITLLSHAVKQVIASDVRDLLEPMFQTGLSPILTTALRELAHSIPSLQADISQGLLRMLSQVLMQKPLRHPGAPWTVTSPNSATDDVSSTVLALKTLGTFNFDNNPLLQFVKRCADHFLTSEQAEVRLEAVKTCSRLLRLTLNQSGPTVTTTVSTVLGKLLVVGITDTDPDVRLWVLASLDDSFDVQLAQAENLSALFIAMNDEMFEIRELAVRTVGRLSTLNPAYVMPSLRKTLVQFLTELEHSGMGRNKEQAARMLDHLVVTAPRLVRPYMEPILKVLVPKLKESDPNPGVVLAVLRAIGDLAEVNGAEMQQWMSELSSILLEMLVDASSPEKRGVALWVFGQLVGSTGHVVKPYLQYPSLLDVLINFLKTEQQPIIRREAIRVLGQLGALDPYKHKMNLGQIDSQLDTLTSMADTKCDVENTQDLTTSEMLVNMSPSTLEEFYPAIAITTLMRIIREPTLSQHHTMVVQAVTFIFKSLGIKCVPYISQVMPSFLNVVHTADMNFREFLFQQLAVLIAIVKQHIRNYLDDIFALIKEFWTVNSPLQSTLILLVEQIAMALGAEFKIYLPQLMPPILRVLTHDSSKDRAVTVKLLLALQTFGNNLDNYLHLVLPPIVKLFYANDCPIAVNKVALETVDLLADTLDFTDFASRIVHTLVRTLDQCPELRSTAMDTLCAVVMQLGKKYQIFIVLVQKVMTKHKIVNSRYDVLVDKILTDSSAADGEDFLLMRMRHSRNKNRELSLTPSETTTIKKLNVSASNLQKAWTATRRVSKDDWLEWLRCFSIGLLKESPSPALRSCWALAQTYAVLPRDLFNAAFVSCWTELSDTYRAELIQTLHQALMVPDLPTEVTQTILNLAEFMEHCDKGPLPLDNKTLGDTAMRCRAYAKALHYKEDEFHKSRNSSVFESLISINNKLQQKEAAEGLLEYVMNHNQQDLKVQIRWYEKLHNWDKALQLYQERLESDSMDVESTLGEMRCLEALGEWGQLHEVATKQWLDQTDDTKQRMSRMAAAAAWGLGQWESMQKYVLLIPKDSQDGAFYRAVLAIHDEQYNVAHQFIDSARDLLDTELTAMAGESYQRAYNAMVEVQKLAELEEVIQFKLVPERRAAIKAMWWERLQGGQKIVEDWQRIIQVHTLVVSPQDDMYTWLKYASLCRKSGSLMLCHKTLVMLMGTDPSLTPDQPLPTTHPQVTFAYCKHLWMANKREEAYNQLQRFVQTYLQPATTVIMNQEDGNQHESKKRLLARCYLKLGEWLESLQGINEHSIPAVLTYYAAATEHDPTWYKAWHAFAYTNYETVLFYKHQQGSDSALVEAPCGNGARSNISSSQYISQFTVPAVEGFFRSINLSDGNSLQDTLRLLTLWFDYGQWPEVYDAVVEGIRLIEINTWLQVIPQLIARIDTPRALVGRCIHHLLIDIGKTHPQALVYPLTVASKSASHARKTAANKILKSMCEHSPTLVQQAVMASDELIRVAILWHELWHEGLEEASRLYFGERNVRGMFDTLEPLHAMLERGPQTLKETSFNQAYGRDLMEAQEWCHRYKTSRNVRDLNQAWDLYYHVFRRISRQLPQLTSLELQYVSPKLLMCRDLELAVPGSYSPGQPIVRIASIHSSMQVITSKQRPRKLCIKGSNGKDYMFLLKGHEDLRQDERVMQLFGLVNTLLLHDPDTFRRNLTIQRYAVIPLSTNSGLIGWVPHCDTLHTLIRDYREKKKILLNIEHRIMLRMAPDYDHLMLMQKVEVFEHALEHTHGDDLARLLWLKSPSSEVWFDRRTNYTRSLAVMSMVGYILGLGDRHPSNLMLDRLSGKILHIDFGDCFEVAMTREKFPEKIPFRLTRMLINAMEVTGIEGTYRRTCESVMSVLHRNKDSLMAVLEAFVYDPLLNWRLMDNAVPKAKRSDAQGMSASSSQEHGDMLDSLTATLPKKGVPCSIENGADNNQPEALNKKALAIITRVRDKLTGRDFSHEETLSVRQQVDLLIQQATNNENLCQCYIGWCPFW, encoded by the exons ATGTTTTACACTCTGATTTATACGTCTGACGTTGGGACAATGTCGAATACATTGATGCAGCAATTTGTCCAGCGACTCAAGTCGAAAAATGAGGAGGCACGTAACAAGGCGGCACGTGATTTGTGCCTCTATGTCAAGAGAGAACTACGGGAGGCGTCGCAGGAGGAAATTACTGCTTTCATGGACGAATTCAATCATCACATATTTGAAATGGTATCCGCCTCCGACATCAACGAGAAGAAGGGTGGtattttagcaatagtttGCCTTATAGGGGCGGACGTGGGTAATTTTAATACGCGGACGGTACGATTTGCTAACTATCTTAGAAACCTGATACCCTCCAATGACGTGGGCGTCATGCAACTGGCCGCAAAGACTGTCGGCAAGTTGGCACTGGTCTCTGGTACTTATACAGCCGAATACGTCGAGTTCGAGGTGAAACGTGCCTTTGAGTGGCTCGCCACAGACAGACACGATGGCAGGAGACACGCCGCCGTGCTCGTGCTGAGAGAACTCGCTGTCTCTGTGCCGACGTACTTTTTCCAACAAGTCACGCCATTTTTCGAATTGATATTCAACGCTATACACGATCCCAAGCCCGCGATACGGGAGGGCGCGGTGGAAGCTCTGAGAGCAGCTCTGGTAGTCACCGCTCAAAGAGAGACTGTGAAGCAGATGCACAAGTCTCAGTGGTACAAACACTGCTACGAAGAGGTAATAGAGGGATTCGAGGACATCAACACAAGGGAGAAGGGCATTTACAGGGACGACAGGATACACGGCTCGCTGTTGGTGTTGAACGAACTGTTGAGATGCAGTAACGTACAATGGGAGAGAAACTACGAGGCTCTGATGGAAAGACTGAACGGTTCTACACAAAACGAAAATGACATACTCTGCTTGATGCCGCGACTAAAAACAACAATAGGCTCCAAGTGGGCTGGATCCACGCAGAATCACGCCACCGCGGCCCAGCACACGTTGTATCCGGCGCACGAGTCAACCGTCTGCAGATGCCTGATGCAGGAGAGATTGGATGATATCTACAACGACGTGATGAATCAAAAAATGTCTAGGAATCCGCATATTCAGCACGCCCTCATGATGTTGTTGCCGAGGCTTGCTGCATTTAATAAGGAGAAGTTCATAAGGGACCATCTAAAGGAATCTTTAGCATACCTTTTGCTGATCCTACGCAGTCGCGAGAAGGACCGTTACGCCGCCTTCACATCAATCGGCTTCATAGCCGTGGCGGTGGAGGACGCGATAAATCCGTACCTGCCGAAAATCATGGAAGTGATCAAGACCTTGCTACCATCCAAGGAAACCCCTAGCAAAAAACGTACCCTTCTGGAGCCCGCGGTGTTCGTTTGCATCACCCTGCTCAGCCACGCGGTGAAACAGGTCATAGCTTCTGATGTCAGGGACCTGTTGGAGCCTATGTTCCAAACCGGATTAAGCCCGATCTTGACCACGGCGCTTAGAGAACTGGCACACAGTATTCCGTCCTTGCAGGCGGATATATCTCAAGGTCTTTTGCGAATGCTGTCGCAAGTTCTAATGCAAAAGCCACTGAGACATCCCGGCGCGCCGTGGACGGTGACCAGTCCTAACTCCGCGACGGATGACGTCTCGTCAACGGTGCTCGCATTGAAAACGTTAGGTACCTTCAACTTCGACAATAATCCGTTGTTACAGTTCGTGAAGAGGTGCGCGGACCACTTTTTAACGTCGGAACAAGCGGAAGTTCGCCTAGAAGCCGTGAAGACGTGCTCTAGATTGTTGAGATTAACGTTGAATCAGTCCGGTCCCACGGTGACCACCACCGTCTCGACTGTTCTGGGTAAATTACTGGTAGTGGGAATAACTGATACCGATCCTGACGTTCGTCTGTGGGTACTGGCATCGTTGGACGATTCCTTCGACGTCCAGTTAGCGCAAGCGGAGAATTTGTCCGCGCTGTTTATCGCCATGAACGACGAGATGTTTGAAATAAGGGAATTAGCGGTCCGTACTGTTGGACGACTCAGCACCTTGAATCCTGCCTACGTCATGCCGTCGTTGAGAAAGACTCTAGTGCAATTTTTGACGGAATTGGAACATTCAGGAATGGGCCGTAACAAGGAACAAGCCGCTCGAATGTTGGATCACCTAGTCGTGACCGCGCCGAGACTTGTACGACCTTATATGGAGCCAATCCTGAAAGTTCTCGTCCCAAAGTTGAAGGAATCGGATCCAAATCCCGGCGTAGTGCTCGCCGTTCTGCGTGCGATTGGTGATTTGGCGGAGGTCAACGGCGCTGAGATGCAACAGTGGATGTCCGAACTCTCGTCGATATTGTTGGAAATGCTGGTGGACGCCAGTTCGCCCGAGAAAAGAGGAGTAGCGCTATGGGTGTTTGGTCAATTGGTCGGTAGCACAGGCCACGTGGTAAAACCGTACCTACAGTATCCGTCTCTGCTGGACGTTCTCATCAATTTCCTCAAAACCGAGCAGCAGCCGATCATCAGGAGAGAAGCTATTAGAGTGCTTGGACAATTAGGTGCGTTGGACCCTTATAAACACAAGATGAATCTTGGACAAATTGACAGCCAGTTGGACACGCTTACCTCCATGGCAGATACCAAGTGCGACGTGGAAAACACTCAGGATTTGACGACCAGTGAGATGCTAGTGAACATGTCGCCGTCGACGTTGGAAGAATTTTATCCGGCGATTGCCATTACGACGCTCATGCGAATTATTCGCGAGCCAACTTTATCTCAGCATCACACCATGGTGGTGCAAGCAGTAACCTTCATATTTAAAAGTCTTGGGATAAAGTGCGTGCCATACATCTCTCAGGTTATGCCCAGCTTTCTGAACGTCGTACACACGGCGGACATGAATTTCCGGGAGTTCCTGTTCCAACAGCTGGCCGTTCTCATCGCTATTGTGAAACAACACATCCGCAATTATTTGGATGACATATTTGCCTTGATCAAAGAGTTCTGGACGGTAAATAGTCCGTTGCAGAGCACGTTGATCCTTTTAGTCGAGCAGATCGCAATGGCTCTAGGCGCAGAATTCAAGATCTATCTGCCACAACTGATGCCGCCGATACTCAGAGTACTGACTCACGATAGCAGCAAGGATCGCGCGGTAACAGTAAAATTGCTTCTGGCACTACAGACATTCGGAAACAATCTGGACAATTATCTGCACCTCGTACTTCCGCCAATCGTTAAATTATTCTACGCGAATGATTGCCCGATAGCCGTGAATAAGGTTGCTCTCGAGACGGTCGATCTCCTCGCGGATACGCTGGACTTTACGGATTTCGCATCACGAATCGTTCATACTTTGGTACGTACGTTGGACCAGTGTCCGGAGTTAAGAAGCACGGCTATGGACACGCTTTGCGCTGTCGTGATGCAGCTGGGCAAAAAGTATCAGATTTTTATCGTGTTAGTTCAGAAAGTTATGACGAAACACAAGATAGTCAATTCACGATACGACGTTCTGGTGGACAAAATACTTACAGACTCTTCCGCGGCTGACGGCGAGGATTTCTTGTTGATGAGAATGCGACACTCGCGCAACAAGAATCGCGAGCTCTCCTTAACACCCTCAGAAACGACTACGATCAAGAAACTAAATGTGTCGGCCTCAAACTTACAAAAAGCGTGGACGGCGACGCGACGAGTGTCCAAGGACGATTGGCTCGAATGGTTGCGGTGCTTCTCCATCGGTTTGCTCAAGGAATCTCCATCCCCGGCTCTGAGATCCTGTTGGGCGCTGGCGCAAACTTATGCTGTGTTACCGCGCGACCTATTCAATGCGGCTTTCGTCTCGTGTTGGACCGAGCTCAGTGATACCTATCGGGCGGAACTGATACAGACTCTGCATCAAGCATTGATGGTCCCCGATCTGCCCACCGAGGTGACGCAAACCATTTTAAACTTGGCCGAATTCATGGAGCACTGTGACAAAGGTCCCCTGCCGTTGGACAATAAGACTCTCGGAGATACAGCGATGCGTTGTCGTGCGTATGCTAAAGCGTTGCATTATAAGGAAGACGAGTTTCACAAGAGCAGAAACAGCAGCGTCTTCGAGTCTCTGATTTCTATTAATAACAAACTTCAACAGAAAGAGGCAGCTGAGGGCTTGCTAGAGTACGTGATGAACCACAATCAGCAAGATCTCAAGGTCCAGATACGCTGGTACGAGAAGCTTCACAACTGGGATAAGGCGTTGCAGCTATATCAAGAACGTCTGGAGAGCGATTCCATGGATGTGGAGTCTACATTGGGTGAGATGCGTTGTTTGGAGGCACTTGGAGAGTGGGGCCAATTGCACGAAGTCGCTACGAAACAATGGTTGGATCAAACAGACGATACGAAGCAAAGGATGTCAAGAATGGCGGCAGCTGCGGCATGGGGTTTGGGTCAATGGGAAAGTATGCAAAAGTACGTTTTGTTAATTCCGAAGGACAGCCAAGACGGCGCGTTTTACAGAGCGGTATTGGCGATTCACGATGAACAGTACAACGTCGCGCATCAATTCATCGATAGCGCTAGGGATCTATTGGACACCGAGTTGACTGCCATGGCTGGCGAGAGCTATCAGCGGGCGTACAATGCTATGGTAGAGGTGCAGAAGTTAGCAGAGTTGGAGGAAGTGATCCAGTTTAAATTGGTACCTGAACGTAGAGCAGCTATTAAGGCCATGTGGTGGGAGAGGCTTCAGGGTGGACAGAAGATTGTGGAAGACTGGCAGAGGATCATACAGGTACACACGCTGGTGGTCTCGCCACAGGATGATATGTACACGTGGCTTAAATACGCTAGTCTCTGCCGGAAGAGCGGTAGTTTGATGCTATGTCATAAGACGCTGGTGATGTTAATGGGTACAGATCCATCTTTAACTCCAGACCAGCCACTGCCAACTACTCATCCCCAAGTGACCTTTGCTTACTGCAAGCATTTGTGGATGGCGAACAAACGCGAGGAGGCTTACAATCAGCTGCAACGATTCGTGCAAACCTACTTGCAACCGGCGACCACAGTGATAATGAATCAGGAAGATGGGAACCAGCACGAAAGCAAAAAAAGATTACTCGCCAGATGTTACCTCAAGCTTGGCGAGTGGCTGGAGTCCCTGCAGGGTATAAACGAGCATTCGATTCCCGCGGTATTGACCTACTATGCCGCAGCGACGGAGCACGATCCCACATGGTACAAAGCTTGGCATGCCTTCGCTTACACAAATTACGAgacagttttattttacaagcATCAGCAAGGTAGCGACTCCGCGCTCGTGGAAGCTCCGTGTGGCAATGGAGCGCGCAGTAATATTTCCAGCTCACAATATATATCTCAATTTACTGTCCCAGCTGTAGAGGGATTTTTCAGATCCATTAACCTATCAGACGGTAACTCCCTGCAAGACACTCTCCGGCTTCTCACACTCTGGTTCGATTACGGCCAATGGCCAGAGGTATATGACGCTGTCGTCGAGGGTATaagattaatagaaataaatacttGGCTGCAAGTAATTCCGCAACTCATAGCCAGAATTGACACCCCGAGAGCACTGGTCGGCCGATGCATACATCATCTTCTTATAGATATAGGAAAGACGCATCCTCAAGCTTTGGTTTATCCATTGACAGTGGCTTCAAAGAGCGCTAGTCACGCGAGGAAGACAGCAGCTAACAAGATCCTGAAGAGCATGTGCGAGCATAGTCCAACACTGGTCCAACAGGCCGTGATGGCAAGCGATGAGCTCATCAGGGTCGCAATCTTGTGGCATGAATTGTGGCATGAGGGTTTGGAAGAGGCCAGTAGATTGTACTTCGGAGAAAGAAACGTTAGAGGCATGTTTGATACGCTGGAGCCTTTACACGCCATGCTCGAAAGAGGGCCGCAAACTTTAAAAGAAACGTCGTTCAATCAAGCTTATGGAAGAGATTTAATGGAAGCGCAGGAATGGTGTCACAGATATAAAACATCTCGGAACGTGAGAGATTTAAATCAAGCTTGGGATTTATATTATCACGTGTTCCGAAGAATATCTCGACAACTGCCGCAATTGACCAGTTTGGAACTGCAATACGTTAGCCCGAAATTGCTCATGTGTAGAGATTTGGAATTGGCTGTGCCGGGAAGCTATAGTCCTGGCCAGCCTATCGTGCGAATAGCAAGTATTCATAGCTCTATGCAGGTGATAACCAGCAAACAGAGACCAAGGAAGTTATGCATCAAAG GTAGCAACGGTAAGGATTACATGTTCCTATTGAAAGGTCACGAGGATCTAAGACAAGATGAAAGGGTAATGCAGTTATTTGGTTTGGTGAACACTCTCTTGTTACACGACCCGGATACCTTCCGAAGAAATCTTACTATCCAA AGATACGCTGTGATTCCATTATCTACAAACAGTGGTCTCATTGGTTGGGTACCGCATTGTGATACGCTTCATACGCTTATTAGAGACtacagagaaaagaaaaagatattattaaatatcgagCACAGGATAATGTTACGA aTGGCACCTGACTACGATCATCTCATGTTGATGCAAAAAGTCGAGGTATTCGAGCACGCGCTCGAGCATACCCATGGCGACGACCTGGCGCGACTTCTGTGGCTTAAATCGCCATCGAGCGAAGTATGGTTTGATCGCAGAACTAATTATACGCGTTCTCTGGCTGTGATGTCTATGGTGGGATATATACTTGGTCTTGGCGATCGTCATCCGTCTAATTTGATGCTAGATCGTCTCAGCGGTAAGATATTGCACATCGACTTCGGAGATTGCTTC